A single Dehalococcoidales bacterium DNA region contains:
- a CDS encoding GNAT family N-acetyltransferase has translation MIIRKATEKDIPRLLELYRQLSFNPVDYKSPPPEECRRVLRQIQEHPGYSLLVAEENGEAVGTTVLAILPGFAHDTASFGVIEYVVVDEKCRSRGIGKELMEYCLARAREAGCYKVILTSDKRRERAHKFYRELGFEASAEGFRYYF, from the coding sequence ATGATAATCAGAAAAGCCACAGAGAAAGACATCCCCAGGCTGCTGGAGCTTTACCGGCAGCTTTCCTTTAATCCGGTCGACTATAAAAGCCCGCCGCCGGAGGAATGCCGCCGCGTTTTGAGACAGATACAGGAACACCCCGGCTACAGCCTGCTGGTGGCGGAGGAAAACGGGGAGGCGGTGGGGACGACCGTGCTGGCCATCCTGCCCGGCTTTGCTCACGACACAGCGTCTTTCGGCGTTATCGAGTACGTGGTGGTGGACGAAAAATGCCGGAGCAGGGGCATCGGCAAAGAGCTGATGGAGTACTGCCTGGCGCGGGCGCGGGAGGCGGGGTGCTACAAGGTAATACTGACCAGCGACAAGCGGCGGGAGAGAGCGCACAAGTTCTACCGCGAGCTGGGGTTCGAGGCATCGGCGGAGGGGTTCAGGTATTATTTCTAG